From the genome of Sphingopyxis sp. DBS4:
CGCGAGGCCGATCTGCTCCCAGTCGGCTATTTCCACGTCGTGTTCACCCTGCCTGCCGAGGTTGCCGCGATCGCCTTCCACAATAAGGCGCCCCTCTATGACCTGCTGTTCAAGGCCGCGGCCGATACGATGCTGACCATCGCCGCCGACCCGAAGCACCTCGGTGCCCGGATCGGCATCACCGCCGTCCTCCACACCTGGGGCTCGGCGCTCACCCATCATCCGCACATCCACATGATCGTGCCCGGCGGCGGCATCTCCCGCGATGGAACGCGCTGGATATCCGCACGCCCAGCCTTCCTGCTCCCGGTCCGCGTCCTTGGTGCCCTGTTCCGACGCTTGTTCCTAACCCGCCTTCGCGCGCTGCACGATGCCGGCAAGCTCGCCTTCTTTGGCAGCCTCACTCATCTTGGCGAACGACGTGCTTTCCTGCGGCACCTCTCTCCCGTCAGGAAGAAGCGCTGGGTCGTATATGCCAAGCCGCCGTTCGCTGGTCCCGAGGCCGTGCTCGCTTATCTCGCGCGCTACACCCACCGGGTCGCCATATCGAACAGTCGGCTCCTCCGGTTCGATGAGGAAGGCGTCACCTTCCGCTACAAGGATTACCGCAAGGCCGGCGCTGGACGGCAGCAGGTCATGACGCTCGGCGCCGACGAGTTCATCCGCCGCTTCCTCCTCCACGCCCTGCCGCGCGGGTTCCACCGCATCCGCCACTATGGCCTCCTCGCCAGCGCACACCGCAAGGATCATCTCGAACGCGCCCGCCGCCTGCTCGATGTCGCACCCCCACCGACCGACGAGCCCGCCGACGATGCAGAGCCCCGACCGACCTGCCCGTGCTGCGGCGGTACCATGATCATCATTGAGGTCTTCGAGCGCCGCTACCAGTCCCGCGCGCCGCCACCGCCATCCCTCGCACCCGGGACACCGGCGCCGTGACCCGGCACGGCCCGTCGCCTTCCTCGTCCAGGGCAGACCCGCGCCTGGAAGCGGACCCGCTCGCGACGGGGCTGCCCAAAAGCAGACGTCGCACCACCAAAATCGGTCCGCCCGCTTTTCGGCGTCCGCTTTTGCGACCCATATGCAGACGGTCCGCTATCGCGCACGTCCGCTTTTCGGCAGCACCTAGCTACCCCACGATCTCCGCAAAACAGCTTTCCCCATAGCTCACACCATGACCACCGCGGTTCGGGCATCGAAGACTTTCCGACGCCTGGCGGCGTCCGAAACTCTCAACGTTTGCTGTCAGGCCGCTTCCGGGACGCAGATCTCAACAAGCAGACATTTGGTTGCGTTAGCTCGTGAGGCGGATATCCAGAATTACATTTACGTCGACAAAGCGGTCAAAATGGCCGTCCAGGAAACCTCTTAAGTGATTGCCCAACTACCCGACATTGGAACAGCCAAGGCCGGCAACGGCAACGGCAATTATAGTCGGTTAATCAGATGGTGGGGGGGGAGGTAGCTCAAAAGCTGCCAGCATTCCGGTCGATGCCAGCGCAACGACCAATGGCGGCTCGATCGACACGGTATCAAGCCGCGGCGCTCCGCATTTGGTAGCAAGG
Proteins encoded in this window:
- a CDS encoding IS91 family transposase, whose product is MRASLEVADIFRAAGPTYRAAHAGHLSLHQLKIMSAIEHCRTAALGGHVEACTDCGHWRIAYNSCRNRHCPRCQGAAARSWLEAREADLLPVGYFHVVFTLPAEVAAIAFHNKAPLYDLLFKAAADTMLTIAADPKHLGARIGITAVLHTWGSALTHHPHIHMIVPGGGISRDGTRWISARPAFLLPVRVLGALFRRLFLTRLRALHDAGKLAFFGSLTHLGERRAFLRHLSPVRKKRWVVYAKPPFAGPEAVLAYLARYTHRVAISNSRLLRFDEEGVTFRYKDYRKAGAGRQQVMTLGADEFIRRFLLHALPRGFHRIRHYGLLASAHRKDHLERARRLLDVAPPPTDEPADDAEPRPTCPCCGGTMIIIEVFERRYQSRAPPPPSLAPGTPAP